In a genomic window of Occallatibacter riparius:
- a CDS encoding DUF5107 domain-containing protein — MFSHEAAQGDSTPHLLVLPHAPADQSGPVKAWQQDVEILTYLPDAPDRNPMFLENRVYQGSSGRVYPLPFIDRIATEPQTKRWKAIHIENEFLRLMILPEIGGRIHVGYDKTTGYDFFYRQNVIKPALVGLAGPWISGGVEFNWPQHHRPATFMPVSTEVETDQDGSVTIWCSDHDPMLRMKGMHGICLRPGRAVVELKARLYNRTPFTQTFLWWANVATRVHEEYQSFFPGDVRFVADHAKRAVTSFPLSDGRYYGVNYGERARNGVPADEMPRQFVPGESYAPNDLSWYANIPVPTSYMITGTGQNFFGGYDHKAGAGVVHVANHHIAPGKKQWTWGNHEFGYAWDRNLTDNDGPYIELMAGVYTDNQPDFSWLAPWETKTFTQNWYPIHKIGTPVAANAEAALSLTVEQHQARIGLYVTSAVDSATIVLKSSGAELARWDTTIDAARSVVVESPVPSGSDLAEMAVEVYAGQRVLISYDPARIEPAAAPMVAQEPKLPEQVETIEELYLIGMHLEQYRHATRMPEPYWAEGLRRDPNDSRICNAMGLSHLRRGEFEKAAVHFEAAIARLTALNPNPRDGEPYYNLGLARRYQGRQKEAYGAFHKATWNAAWRAAAYFALAECDAARQEWRTALDHVQRSLRADGDNLNARNLLAIVLRRLGDVSAADRMLDETLALDPLDIGARWQKGIAPAHGQESLDLAFDLMRAGFHEEARAVLRLADLDAHDGSTPMVLFTLAYTEEKLGAKTVAQTLHRATQSCLDYCFPSRLEEMLVLEWALMRANLRWVPAYLLGNLLYDRKRYEEAIEHWDKAAEANPSFATVHRNLGIAHFNVRHDPEQALSSFESAFAANPRDARVLYERDQLWKRTGRFPHLRLSELQQYPELVEARDDLSVELAALLNQVDKPDEALRLLLGRKFQPWEGGEGLVLRQYERARMLLGRRALDGGDFTHACREFFAALEPPDNLSEAKHLLANQSDVHYWLGESFNCGGQTDEARTWWLRAAHQKGDFQQMSVREVSDMTFWSGLAFTRIGMRGEAEALFNRIFEYSVELERAEPKVDYFATSLPAMLLFNEDPARRNRVDAMFLRAQACAGVGRSNDALALLNNLLELDASHAGARDLRQLLSRFQDRRAAR; from the coding sequence ATGTTCTCCCATGAAGCAGCGCAAGGCGACTCCACCCCTCATTTACTGGTTTTACCCCATGCTCCCGCTGATCAAAGCGGGCCGGTGAAGGCATGGCAGCAGGATGTGGAGATCCTGACGTATCTCCCGGACGCGCCGGATCGCAATCCGATGTTCCTGGAGAACCGCGTATATCAGGGCAGCAGCGGAAGGGTGTACCCGCTCCCCTTCATCGATCGCATCGCAACTGAGCCCCAGACGAAACGGTGGAAGGCGATCCACATCGAAAACGAGTTTCTTCGGCTGATGATCCTGCCAGAGATTGGCGGGCGCATTCACGTTGGTTACGACAAGACCACGGGCTACGACTTTTTTTACCGCCAGAACGTCATCAAGCCTGCCCTGGTTGGGCTCGCAGGACCGTGGATCTCAGGCGGCGTCGAATTCAACTGGCCACAGCATCACCGGCCTGCAACCTTCATGCCGGTGTCAACTGAAGTTGAAACGGATCAGGATGGGTCCGTCACCATATGGTGCAGCGACCACGATCCCATGCTGCGCATGAAAGGCATGCACGGCATCTGTCTGCGGCCTGGGCGCGCCGTGGTTGAACTGAAGGCTCGCCTTTACAACCGTACGCCATTCACGCAGACCTTCCTGTGGTGGGCCAACGTGGCCACGCGCGTACATGAGGAGTATCAGTCGTTCTTTCCAGGCGATGTCCGCTTTGTGGCGGACCATGCCAAGCGGGCAGTCACCTCGTTCCCGCTGAGCGACGGCCGGTATTACGGCGTGAATTACGGCGAACGTGCGCGCAACGGAGTGCCTGCAGACGAGATGCCGCGTCAGTTCGTGCCCGGGGAGAGCTATGCCCCGAACGACCTGAGCTGGTACGCCAACATTCCGGTTCCTACCAGTTACATGATCACCGGAACCGGACAGAACTTCTTTGGGGGCTACGATCACAAGGCCGGAGCCGGCGTGGTGCACGTGGCAAATCATCACATCGCCCCCGGCAAGAAGCAGTGGACGTGGGGCAATCACGAATTCGGTTACGCGTGGGACCGCAATCTGACGGACAACGACGGTCCTTACATTGAGTTGATGGCCGGAGTGTATACGGATAATCAGCCAGACTTTTCGTGGCTCGCTCCCTGGGAAACCAAGACGTTCACGCAGAACTGGTATCCGATTCACAAGATCGGCACTCCCGTCGCGGCCAATGCCGAAGCGGCGCTGAGCCTGACGGTCGAGCAGCATCAGGCGCGGATTGGGCTTTATGTAACCAGTGCTGTTGACTCCGCAACTATTGTGTTGAAGAGCAGTGGCGCGGAACTTGCGCGATGGGACACGACGATCGACGCGGCGCGTTCTGTGGTGGTCGAATCGCCCGTGCCTTCGGGAAGCGACTTGGCGGAAATGGCGGTCGAAGTCTATGCCGGACAGCGGGTTCTGATTTCATACGATCCGGCGCGCATAGAGCCCGCTGCAGCCCCTATGGTTGCTCAGGAGCCGAAGCTGCCCGAACAAGTTGAGACGATCGAGGAACTTTATCTCATCGGTATGCATCTCGAGCAGTATCGTCACGCCACACGCATGCCGGAGCCGTATTGGGCCGAAGGCCTGCGTCGGGATCCAAACGACTCTCGCATCTGCAACGCCATGGGTCTGTCGCACCTTCGCCGCGGTGAATTCGAAAAGGCCGCAGTGCATTTCGAGGCCGCCATCGCGCGGCTCACCGCGCTCAACCCAAATCCCCGCGACGGGGAGCCCTATTACAACCTGGGGCTTGCTCGGCGATATCAGGGGCGCCAGAAAGAAGCTTACGGTGCCTTCCACAAGGCGACGTGGAATGCCGCGTGGCGCGCGGCGGCGTACTTCGCGCTGGCTGAATGCGATGCGGCAAGGCAGGAGTGGCGCACGGCTCTCGATCACGTGCAGCGCAGCTTGAGAGCGGATGGGGACAATCTCAACGCTCGCAATCTGCTGGCGATCGTCCTGCGCAGGCTGGGAGATGTTTCTGCCGCGGATCGAATGCTTGACGAAACTCTTGCCCTCGATCCACTCGACATTGGAGCGCGATGGCAGAAGGGAATCGCTCCCGCCCATGGACAGGAGAGTCTGGACCTGGCTTTCGACCTCATGCGCGCTGGTTTTCACGAGGAAGCGCGCGCTGTACTGCGCCTGGCGGACCTCGATGCGCACGACGGCTCCACGCCGATGGTTCTTTTCACGCTCGCCTACACCGAAGAAAAACTCGGCGCGAAAACCGTTGCGCAAACACTCCATCGGGCGACGCAATCGTGCCTTGATTACTGCTTCCCGAGCAGGCTGGAGGAAATGCTTGTGCTCGAGTGGGCTCTGATGAGAGCCAATTTGCGATGGGTTCCGGCGTACCTGCTCGGCAACTTGCTGTATGACCGGAAGCGTTACGAGGAAGCGATTGAGCACTGGGACAAAGCCGCCGAGGCAAACCCATCGTTCGCAACCGTTCACCGTAATCTGGGAATCGCGCATTTCAACGTCCGTCATGACCCCGAACAAGCATTGAGCAGTTTTGAATCTGCATTTGCTGCAAATCCGCGCGATGCACGTGTACTCTACGAGCGCGATCAGCTATGGAAGCGGACTGGGCGTTTTCCTCATCTGCGCCTGAGTGAGTTGCAGCAGTATCCAGAACTCGTGGAGGCGCGAGACGATCTGTCTGTGGAACTCGCTGCGCTGCTCAACCAGGTGGACAAGCCTGACGAGGCTCTCCGTCTCTTGCTCGGCCGAAAGTTCCAGCCATGGGAAGGCGGCGAAGGGCTCGTCCTTCGGCAGTATGAGCGCGCTCGTATGCTGCTTGGCCGACGCGCGCTGGATGGCGGCGATTTCACTCATGCCTGCAGAGAATTCTTTGCGGCGCTCGAGCCCCCAGATAATCTCAGCGAGGCGAAGCATCTGCTGGCGAACCAGAGCGACGTTCACTATTGGCTCGGCGAATCTTTCAACTGCGGCGGGCAAACGGATGAAGCCCGGACATGGTGGTTGCGCGCAGCCCACCAGAAAGGCGACTTCCAGCAAATGTCCGTGCGAGAGGTCTCCGACATGACCTTCTGGAGCGGCCTTGCTTTCACCCGGATCGGCATGCGGGGAGAGGCCGAAGCTCTGTTCAACCGCATTTTCGAGTACTCTGTCGAACTTGAGAGGGCCGAACCAAAGGTCGACTACTTCGCAACGTCTCTTCCTGCCATGCTCCTGTTCAATGAGGACCCTGCCCGCCGCAACCGTGTCGATGCCATGTTTCTTCGTGCCCAGGCTTGCGCCGGGGTCGGGCGTTCGAACGACGCGCTCGCTCTGCTCAACAATTTGCTTGAGCTCGATGCAAGCCATGCTGGAGCGCGCGATTTGAGACAGCTGTTGAGCCGGTTCCAAGATCGGAGGGCGGCGCGCTGA
- a CDS encoding efflux RND transporter permease subunit, whose translation MWIVRLALNKPYTFIVAAILIVVLGVASIVSTPTDIFPNIDIPVVTVIWSYSGLSAKEMEQRVTTFSEFVMAVVNDVKAIDSQTVNGASVIKISFQPQVRIDAAMSQIGAAVNSIRFRMPPGVNPPWILRFSASTVPIIQLSLSSDTLSESQLYDYGLFRVRQQLSTVPGTLLPAPYGGKARQIMVDMDQNALQAKGIAPTDVVAAINAQNLTLPSGTAKIGTHEYTVSTNSSPVDALSLNDVPVKTVNGSLIYMRDIAHVRDGWAVQQNISRADGKPNVLLSVMKTGSVSTLDIIKQIKNDVLPTSRAAAPKGMKITELFDQSLFVRASIEGVLREGIIAACLTALMILLFLGSWRSTLIIAISIPLSILSSIIVLSAMGETMNTMTLGGLALAIGILVDDATVTIENIHRHMGSNSLKDAVLVGASEIATPTFVSTLTICIVFVSVVFLTGPAKYLFTPMALAVVFAMLASYVLSRTLVPVMVNFLLGAEHSLERHEAPEDRTPARRSILARINGHFNRGYFWVQERYTQALRTVLHHRRPALFTSLAIMASAFLLLPFVGRDFFPSVDSGQIRLHVRALPGTRIETTKALVSEVEEQIRKTIPADQLDLIIDNIGLSPETFNYAFGDGATIGSSDGEILISLNAKHHDSASRYVKQLRPQLNREFPEMTFFFQPADIVTQILNFGLPSPIDVQVQGYDPANYEIARELRAQVATVPGTVDVRLHQVVNAPDLHLDIDRVRAAEFGLTQQDVANSIYISLSSSAAVQPNFWLDPKMGITYAVAAQTPQYQIDSINALQNTPIPLHAASNRSELLGNMATLTPAVLPQVINHHNGAPVFDIFANTQDSDLGSVAGRINKIVESERKHLPAGTKIVMRGQVESMNEAFNRLGLGLGFAALLVYLLMVVNYQSWLDPFIIICALPGAFCGIVWALFLTQTTFNVPSLMGAIMSIGVATANSILLVTFANELRNKGTAPLESAVVAGSTRLRPIIMTAFAMIVGMLPMALGLGEGGEQNAPLARAVIGGLSVATFATLFFVPLMFTLIHSKNSSHSQEVA comes from the coding sequence ATGTGGATTGTCAGACTCGCCCTGAATAAGCCCTATACCTTCATCGTTGCGGCCATTTTGATTGTTGTCCTCGGCGTCGCGTCGATTGTGTCTACGCCCACCGACATCTTTCCGAATATAGATATTCCGGTTGTCACCGTGATCTGGTCCTACTCCGGGCTCTCTGCGAAGGAGATGGAGCAGCGGGTCACGACGTTCAGTGAATTCGTGATGGCGGTTGTGAATGACGTGAAGGCGATCGACTCGCAGACGGTGAACGGTGCGAGCGTGATTAAGATCTCATTCCAGCCGCAGGTTCGCATCGATGCGGCGATGTCGCAGATCGGAGCTGCCGTGAATTCGATTCGGTTCCGAATGCCGCCGGGCGTGAACCCCCCATGGATTCTGCGCTTCAGCGCATCGACGGTGCCGATTATTCAGCTCTCGCTTTCAAGTGACACTCTCTCTGAATCGCAACTTTACGATTACGGGCTTTTTCGGGTGCGCCAACAGTTGTCCACCGTGCCGGGAACGCTGCTGCCCGCTCCCTACGGCGGCAAGGCTCGACAAATCATGGTCGACATGGACCAGAATGCGCTTCAGGCAAAGGGTATCGCGCCGACGGACGTAGTTGCGGCCATCAATGCACAGAATCTAACGCTTCCATCAGGCACGGCAAAGATCGGAACGCATGAGTACACCGTCAGCACAAATTCGAGTCCGGTCGATGCGCTCTCCCTCAACGACGTTCCGGTCAAGACGGTAAACGGATCGCTGATCTACATGAGAGACATTGCCCATGTGCGCGATGGATGGGCTGTGCAGCAGAACATTTCTCGCGCGGACGGGAAGCCGAATGTGTTGCTTTCGGTGATGAAGACCGGCTCGGTTTCGACATTGGACATCATCAAGCAGATCAAGAACGATGTGTTGCCCACCTCGCGCGCGGCAGCGCCAAAAGGAATGAAGATTACGGAACTGTTCGATCAATCGCTTTTTGTGCGGGCGTCGATCGAAGGCGTTCTGAGAGAGGGCATCATTGCCGCCTGCCTCACAGCATTGATGATTCTGCTCTTCCTGGGCAGTTGGCGAAGCACGCTGATCATTGCGATTTCGATTCCACTCTCGATCCTCAGTTCCATCATCGTCCTGAGCGCGATGGGAGAGACGATGAATACGATGACCCTTGGCGGGCTCGCGCTTGCGATCGGCATTCTTGTAGACGATGCAACCGTCACTATCGAGAACATTCATCGACACATGGGCTCGAATTCGCTGAAGGATGCCGTTCTGGTTGGCGCTTCAGAGATCGCGACACCTACTTTCGTATCGACGTTGACCATCTGCATTGTCTTTGTATCGGTGGTATTTCTCACAGGCCCGGCGAAATATCTGTTCACGCCGATGGCGCTGGCTGTGGTGTTCGCCATGCTCGCGTCCTATGTGCTGTCGAGGACGCTTGTTCCGGTGATGGTGAATTTCCTGCTCGGCGCCGAGCATTCGCTTGAGCGACACGAGGCGCCGGAGGACCGCACTCCAGCCCGGCGTTCCATCCTCGCCCGCATCAATGGCCACTTCAACCGGGGCTACTTCTGGGTTCAGGAGCGTTACACGCAGGCTTTGCGGACGGTGCTGCATCACCGGAGGCCGGCTCTGTTTACCTCGCTCGCCATCATGGCATCGGCATTCCTGTTGTTGCCGTTCGTTGGCCGGGACTTTTTTCCGTCTGTTGATTCCGGGCAGATCCGCCTGCACGTCAGGGCCTTGCCGGGAACCCGCATTGAGACGACGAAGGCGCTGGTCAGCGAGGTTGAGGAACAGATTCGGAAGACGATCCCTGCGGATCAACTCGACCTCATCATCGACAATATCGGGCTAAGTCCCGAGACCTTCAACTACGCCTTCGGAGACGGGGCCACGATCGGAAGTTCGGATGGCGAGATTCTCATCTCGCTCAACGCGAAGCATCATGACTCCGCTTCTCGTTATGTGAAGCAATTGCGGCCTCAGCTCAACAGGGAGTTCCCTGAGATGACGTTCTTCTTTCAGCCGGCCGACATTGTCACCCAGATTCTGAACTTCGGTTTGCCTTCTCCCATTGACGTACAGGTGCAGGGATACGATCCAGCGAATTACGAAATTGCGCGGGAGCTGCGGGCACAAGTAGCAACGGTGCCGGGCACCGTGGATGTTCGCCTGCACCAGGTGGTCAATGCACCTGATCTTCACCTGGACATCGATCGAGTACGCGCGGCCGAATTTGGTCTCACGCAACAGGACGTAGCCAACAGCATCTACATTTCTCTCAGTTCCAGTGCGGCCGTGCAGCCAAACTTCTGGCTCGATCCCAAGATGGGGATCACCTATGCCGTGGCCGCGCAGACACCGCAGTATCAAATTGACTCAATCAATGCGCTTCAGAACACGCCGATTCCGCTGCACGCCGCGAGCAATCGCAGCGAACTGCTGGGGAATATGGCGACGCTAACGCCAGCCGTTTTGCCCCAGGTCATTAACCACCATAACGGCGCGCCGGTGTTCGACATTTTTGCAAACACGCAGGACAGCGATTTGGGTTCCGTCGCCGGCAGAATCAACAAAATTGTTGAGAGCGAACGAAAGCATCTGCCGGCGGGCACGAAGATTGTGATGCGCGGACAGGTTGAGAGCATGAACGAGGCATTCAACCGGCTTGGCCTCGGGCTGGGATTCGCGGCGCTGCTCGTTTATCTGCTCATGGTGGTGAACTACCAGAGCTGGCTCGATCCCTTCATCATCATTTGCGCGCTGCCGGGCGCTTTCTGCGGAATCGTCTGGGCTCTGTTCCTGACGCAGACAACATTCAACGTGCCTAGCCTGATGGGAGCAATCATGTCCATCGGCGTGGCTACAGCCAACTCAATTCTGCTGGTGACTTTTGCCAATGAACTGCGCAACAAGGGAACCGCTCCGCTTGAGTCGGCTGTTGTGGCTGGATCTACGCGGCTCAGGCCGATCATCATGACGGCCTTCGCCATGATCGTCGGCATGTTGCCCATGGCTCTTGGCCTTGGTGAAGGCGGCGAACAAAACGCGCCGCTCGCGCGCGCCGTGATTGGCGGCCTCAGTGTTGCCACCTTCGCCACCCTGTTCTTTGTTCCTCTGATGTTCACGCTCATTCACTCGAAAAACTCGAGCCACTCCCAGGAGGTCGCATAA
- a CDS encoding LacI family DNA-binding transcriptional regulator produces the protein MRKQKESGPAGIRQIAEALGVSIGTVDRALHGREGVSAKTRERVLRQAKKLNYTPNLVARNLKLNRHFRIGVFLPEQIASFFDPLRAGIRAGALAAAGANVEVVFHSYPQLGQGDVESMETHRWRQFDGIILAPGQPAKVTFICQEAEEENKPIVFVATDAARENRLASIAVESVLSGGIAAELLGRLVPDRRQVVVITGDLKIQDHADKLRGFAASLATLAPHLTMLPAIQSHESARDAHKATSRLLKEHPDLGAIYISTANSAPVIAAVAESQRAGKVQIIATDFFPEMAQWIESGQVFAALHQRPFTQGRMAFEALSRFLVQGCAPERSVRLAPHLVLRSNMSLFVDAYSAGRPEPEF, from the coding sequence ATGAGGAAGCAGAAGGAAAGCGGCCCCGCAGGCATTCGGCAGATTGCCGAGGCGCTTGGTGTTTCCATTGGCACGGTCGATCGGGCATTGCATGGGCGCGAGGGGGTAAGCGCCAAAACGCGCGAGCGCGTGCTCAGGCAGGCGAAGAAGCTCAATTACACGCCAAACCTGGTAGCGCGAAATCTGAAGCTGAATCGCCATTTCCGCATTGGTGTTTTCCTGCCGGAGCAGATCGCATCGTTTTTCGACCCGCTGAGGGCCGGCATCCGTGCGGGGGCGTTGGCCGCTGCCGGTGCGAACGTGGAAGTGGTTTTCCATTCGTACCCGCAGCTTGGACAGGGCGACGTCGAATCTATGGAGACGCACAGATGGCGTCAGTTTGACGGCATCATTCTTGCGCCAGGACAGCCTGCCAAGGTGACCTTTATCTGCCAGGAAGCAGAGGAGGAGAACAAGCCAATCGTGTTCGTGGCGACTGATGCAGCGAGGGAGAATAGGCTAGCGTCGATTGCGGTTGAGTCGGTCCTCAGCGGTGGGATCGCGGCGGAATTGCTGGGCCGTCTGGTTCCAGATCGACGGCAGGTTGTGGTGATCACCGGGGATTTGAAGATTCAGGATCACGCCGACAAACTGCGCGGTTTTGCCGCGTCGCTGGCGACTCTGGCACCGCACCTCACCATGTTGCCTGCTATTCAGTCGCATGAATCCGCACGGGACGCGCACAAGGCAACATCGCGCCTGTTGAAGGAGCATCCGGATTTGGGTGCAATCTACATCAGCACAGCTAATAGCGCTCCTGTGATTGCTGCAGTTGCCGAATCGCAAAGGGCCGGAAAAGTTCAGATCATCGCAACTGATTTCTTTCCGGAGATGGCGCAGTGGATCGAATCAGGGCAGGTATTTGCGGCGTTGCATCAGCGCCCTTTCACACAGGGCAGGATGGCGTTTGAAGCGCTCAGCCGTTTTCTTGTCCAGGGTTGCGCGCCAGAGCGCTCCGTACGGCTCGCTCCTCACCTCGTGCTGAGAAGCAATATGTCACTCTTCGTAGACGCCTACAGCGCGGGCCGACCGGAGCCGGAATTCTGA
- a CDS encoding efflux RND transporter periplasmic adaptor subunit, with protein MPQVEKALDTTSSKSAFISKKRLSGLTIFAIALVAIGIVPRLVRQREALAAVSESPVVHPVVSLVHPELGAPTSTLVLPGNVEPLYSSAVYARTEGYVDRRSVDIGSKVKAGQVLAVISSPEVDQQLLQARATLAQSEAALQQANATLEQAKANAELARLTRDRDLPLGGEHAISQQVVDEAVQAYNARVADVAAAAANITAAQANVAANRANVSRLEQLKGFEQLVAPFDGVITERNVERGDLVTPGSATGGKPLFSIAQSGTLRIQVDVPQSEAVNIHDGQKASITVKERLGREYTGTVVRSANSLDSAARTMLTEVQVNNQDGSLLPGMYAQISFTVTEPRRSVIIPTSSLIVDNSGMRVATVQGDHKLHFVPVVIGKDLGTQVEVLSGIRASDALVSSPSDLLREGQDVEVR; from the coding sequence ATGCCGCAGGTTGAAAAAGCATTGGACACCACGAGCAGCAAGTCCGCCTTCATTTCGAAGAAACGTTTGTCCGGATTGACCATTTTTGCGATCGCTCTCGTGGCCATCGGAATCGTTCCCCGGCTGGTTCGCCAGCGCGAGGCTCTTGCTGCAGTCAGCGAGTCCCCTGTCGTCCATCCGGTGGTGAGCCTTGTTCATCCGGAGCTGGGTGCGCCGACATCGACGCTTGTTCTGCCCGGAAATGTCGAGCCTCTGTACAGCTCGGCGGTCTATGCGCGGACGGAAGGGTACGTGGATCGGAGGTCCGTCGATATTGGATCCAAGGTGAAAGCGGGGCAGGTTCTTGCCGTCATCTCTTCGCCGGAGGTCGATCAGCAACTGCTGCAGGCTCGCGCAACCCTGGCCCAATCAGAAGCGGCTCTGCAGCAAGCCAACGCGACCCTCGAGCAAGCCAAGGCGAATGCCGAATTGGCGCGTCTGACTAGGGATCGCGATCTCCCGCTGGGAGGCGAACACGCCATTTCGCAACAGGTTGTTGATGAGGCGGTGCAGGCATACAACGCGCGCGTCGCGGATGTGGCTGCAGCTGCCGCCAACATTACGGCGGCACAAGCGAACGTGGCTGCCAATCGTGCCAATGTATCGCGGTTGGAGCAACTGAAGGGATTCGAGCAGCTGGTTGCGCCCTTTGATGGAGTGATCACGGAGCGCAACGTGGAACGCGGTGACCTGGTCACTCCGGGCAGCGCGACCGGAGGCAAACCGCTCTTCAGTATTGCCCAAAGCGGGACCTTGCGCATCCAGGTAGACGTGCCGCAGTCAGAAGCGGTGAATATTCACGATGGTCAAAAGGCCTCCATCACCGTGAAGGAGCGCCTTGGCCGAGAGTACACGGGCACGGTTGTGCGCAGCGCCAATTCGCTCGACAGCGCCGCGCGTACCATGTTGACCGAAGTTCAGGTGAATAACCAGGATGGCTCTCTACTGCCAGGCATGTACGCGCAGATTAGTTTCACCGTCACTGAGCCGCGGAGGTCCGTCATCATCCCCACCAGCTCGCTGATTGTGGACAACAGCGGCATGCGTGTGGCGACTGTCCAGGGCGACCACAAGCTCCACTTCGTTCCGGTGGTGATCGGCAAAGACCTCGGGACGCAGGTTGAGGTGCTGAGCGGGATTCGTGCTTCCGACGCGCTCGTGTCGAGCCCCAGCGATCTGCTGCGCGAGGGACAGGACGTTGAGGTTCGCTGA
- a CDS encoding sugar porter family MFS transporter — MHTPFSGPTPQSSVHAEIRIGYLWTIAFVAALGGLLFGYDWVVIGGAKPFYEVYFHLTSEASIGWANSCALLGCFVGSLIAGPAADQLGRKKLLIVSALLFAASSVLTGWAHAFSAFILWRVVGGVAIGLASNVSPMYIAEISPAEWRGRLVSLNQLAIVIGILAAQLANWRIAETIPADLHGIVLWSSWNAQYGWRWMFTAVAVPAMLFLCSAPFIPESPRWLAAQEEFGSALEVLRKIGGEHYAHSEAASIQKSLSSPHERAGWRELLASPGRKLLAIGAALAVLQQWSGINVLFNYAQEVYRNAGYGLSEILFNIVITGAINLVFTVVAMLLVDRFGRRRLMIFGCVAIGVSHFAAGLAYHAHLHGIWVLVLTLCAIASYAMSLAPVTWVLITEIFPNRMRASAVSITVACLWIASFVLTYTFPALNHSLGTSGAFFIYAAICFAGAAFVWLAVGETRGRSLEMLEGAAG; from the coding sequence ATGCATACTCCGTTCTCCGGACCGACGCCACAGTCATCTGTTCACGCCGAGATTCGCATCGGCTATCTCTGGACCATCGCCTTTGTCGCTGCCTTGGGCGGATTGCTCTTCGGCTACGACTGGGTCGTCATCGGCGGCGCCAAGCCCTTCTACGAGGTCTACTTCCACCTCACCTCCGAAGCTTCAATCGGCTGGGCCAACAGCTGCGCTCTTCTTGGTTGCTTTGTGGGATCGCTCATAGCTGGCCCCGCGGCCGACCAGTTGGGACGCAAGAAACTCCTCATTGTCTCTGCGCTGTTGTTTGCTGCCTCTTCCGTCCTCACTGGCTGGGCCCATGCGTTCTCCGCATTCATCCTCTGGCGCGTTGTGGGCGGTGTCGCCATCGGACTGGCTTCCAATGTTTCGCCGATGTACATAGCCGAGATCAGCCCGGCCGAGTGGCGCGGTCGCCTCGTGAGTCTGAACCAGCTGGCGATTGTTATCGGCATCCTCGCGGCTCAACTGGCTAACTGGCGTATTGCTGAAACCATTCCCGCCGATCTGCATGGAATCGTTCTTTGGTCATCCTGGAACGCGCAATATGGCTGGCGCTGGATGTTCACCGCCGTGGCCGTGCCCGCGATGCTGTTCCTTTGCTCGGCTCCGTTCATTCCGGAAAGCCCGCGCTGGCTCGCCGCACAGGAGGAGTTTGGCTCCGCGCTCGAGGTGCTTCGCAAGATCGGTGGCGAACACTATGCACACTCTGAGGCGGCTTCGATTCAGAAGTCGCTTAGCTCTCCGCATGAGCGTGCAGGATGGCGAGAACTGCTTGCATCGCCCGGGCGCAAGCTGCTTGCTATCGGCGCTGCCCTAGCCGTCTTGCAGCAGTGGAGCGGGATTAATGTTCTCTTCAACTACGCCCAGGAGGTCTATCGCAATGCCGGCTATGGGTTGAGCGAAATTCTCTTCAACATCGTTATCACCGGCGCCATCAACCTGGTTTTTACCGTTGTTGCCATGTTGCTGGTTGACCGCTTCGGCCGCCGGAGGCTCATGATCTTTGGCTGCGTTGCCATTGGTGTCTCGCATTTTGCCGCCGGCTTAGCCTATCACGCTCACTTACATGGCATCTGGGTGCTAGTGCTAACACTCTGCGCGATTGCCAGCTATGCCATGTCACTAGCGCCTGTCACCTGGGTTCTGATCACCGAGATTTTCCCCAACCGCATGCGGGCGTCAGCAGTGTCAATCACTGTAGCTTGCTTGTGGATTGCGTCGTTCGTTCTCACGTACACGTTTCCTGCGCTGAACCACTCCCTGGGAACCTCTGGCGCGTTCTTCATTTATGCGGCGATTTGTTTTGCCGGCGCAGCGTTTGTCTGGCTCGCCGTGGGCGAAACCCGAGGACGCTCGCTGGAAATGTTAGAAGGTGCGGCGGGATGA
- a CDS encoding ArsR/SmtB family transcription factor: MEQMNDAEAAQIGKALGDPNRLAIYTDLAKHEELFCGEMHCKHPISAATLSHHLKVLADLGLIAYRKEGLNMYYRAIPERFAAYLQYLASVGPKIPSTSVGKPKRAKQRPSRSASSAKVRGQRTS; the protein is encoded by the coding sequence ATGGAACAGATGAACGACGCGGAAGCCGCACAGATCGGCAAGGCACTAGGAGATCCGAATCGCCTCGCAATCTACACCGATCTTGCAAAGCACGAGGAGTTGTTTTGCGGTGAGATGCATTGCAAGCACCCCATATCGGCGGCGACATTATCGCACCACCTCAAGGTTTTGGCAGACTTGGGCTTGATCGCTTACCGCAAAGAGGGACTGAATATGTACTACCGTGCCATCCCTGAAAGGTTTGCCGCTTATCTTCAATACCTCGCGAGTGTGGGCCCGAAAATTCCATCGACTTCGGTGGGGAAACCGAAGCGCGCGAAACAACGCCCTAGTCGCAGTGCAAGTTCCGCGAAAGTTCGGGGCCAACGAACTTCGTAA